The following proteins come from a genomic window of Diceros bicornis minor isolate mBicDic1 chromosome 4, mDicBic1.mat.cur, whole genome shotgun sequence:
- the CDK18 gene encoding cyclin-dependent kinase 18 isoform X2 — translation MNKMKNFKRRFSLSVPRTETIEESLAEFTEQLNQLHNRRNEDSGEDPGQPSPGMRYRRQSQRRFSMEDISKRLSLPMDIRLPQEFLQKLQLESPDLPKPLSRMSRRASLSDIGFGKLETYVKLDKLGEGTYATVFKGRSKLTENLVALKEIRLEHEEGAPCTAIREVSLLKNLKHANIVTLHDLIHTERSLTLVFEYLDSDLKQYLDHCGNLMSMHNVKIFMFQLLRGLAYCHRRKILHRDLKPQNLLINERGELKLADFGLARAKSVPTKTYSNEVVTLWYRPPDVLLGSTEYSTPIDMWGVGCIHYEMATGRPLFPGSTVKEELHLIFRLLGTPTEETWPGVTALSEFRAYNFPRYLPQPLISHAPRLDTEGINLLTSLLLCESKRRLSAEAALSHPYFRSLGERVHQLEDRDPASEGPRLPGPGLSAARTREEPATEHLLSCAHPAAAQGTRGHTEHNWGQAGACVALGGLRSGGLTAGPEDLSAALLATAVSSRCLLRASPAALAWTPSLLSPAQGLGMSCFPGRRGGHREEPQTLSHPEVLGPRRGTHRRILVPWTGAPPGLSQGLPACLTRLVEPLTDPLEPTHLLLLSCLRAGSDMASCLGPWNPGANVCAKAHPPHLRGGCLRSGSGNDSLSPLLITPPCSHSPLLARGPIGRWMPS, via the exons ATGAACAAGATGAAGAACTTTAAGCGCCGCTTTTCCCTGTCAGTGCCCCGCACTGAGACCATCGAGGAGTCCTTGGCTGAGTTCACAGAGCAGCTGAACCAGCTCCACAACCGGCGCAATGAGG ACAGTGGGGAGGACCCCGGGCAGCCGTCCCCTGGCATGCGGTACCGACGCCAGAGCCAGCGCCGCTTCTCCATGGAG GACATCAGTAAGAGGCTCTCCCTGCCCATGGACATCCGTCTGCCCCAGGAATTCCTGCAGAAGCTACAGCTGGAGAGCCCAGACCTGCCCAAACCACTTAGCCGCATGTCCCGCCGCGCCTCCCTG TCAGACATCGGCTTTGGGAAATTGGAAACGTATGTGAAACTGGACAAACTGGGGGAG GGCACCTATGCCACAGTCTTCAAAGGGCGCAGCAAACTGACGGAGAACCTCGTGGCCCTGAAGGAGATCCGGCTGGAGCACGAGGAGGGGGCGCCCTGCACTGCCATCCGAGAGG TGTCTCTGCTGAAGAACCTGAAGCATGCCAATATAGTGACCCTGCACGACCTCATCCATACAGAGCGGTCCCTCACCCTGGTGTTTGAGTACCTG GACAGTGACCTGAAGCAGTATCTGGACCACTGTGGAAACCTCATGAGCATGCACAACGTCAAG attTTCATGTTCCAGCTGCTCAGGGGCCTGGCCTACTGCCACCGCCGCAAAATCCTGCACCGAGACCTGAAACCCCAGAACCTGCTCATCAACGAGCGGGGGGAGCTGAAGCTGGCCGACTTTG GGCTGGCCCGGGCCAAGTCGGTGCCCACAAAGACCTACTCCAATGAGGTGGTGACCCTGTGGTATAGGCCCCCCGATGTGCTGCTGGGGTCCACAGAGTACTCTACCCCCATCGATATGTG GGGCGTGGGCTGCATCCACTACGAGATGGCCACAGGGAGGCCTCTCTTCCCCGGCTCCACGGTCAAGGAGGAGCTGCACCTCATCTTCCGACTCCTCG GGACCCCTACAGAAGAGACGTGGCCTGGTGTGACGGCCCTGTCCGAGTTCCGAGCCTACAACTTCCCCCGGTACCTCCCCCAGCCGCTCATCAGCCACGCTCCCAG GTTGGACACCGAAGGCATCAACCTCCTGACCAGCCTCCTCCTG TGCGAATCCAAGAGGCGCCTGTCGGCAGAGGCGGCCCTGAGCCACCCCTACTTCCGGTCTCTGGGGGAGCGCGTGCACCAGCTCGAAGACA GAGATCCAGCTTCAGAAGGACCCAGGCTACCGGGGCCTGGCCTTTCAGCAGCCAG GACGAGGGAAGAGCCGGCGACAGAGCATCTTCTGAGCTGTGCCCACCCTGCTGCAGCCCAAGGGACGAGAGGTCACACTGAGCACAACTGGGGGCAGGCTGGGGCCTGTGTGGCCCTCGGAGGACTGAGGAGCGGGGGTCTAACGGCCGGCCCAGAAGACCTCTCGGCAGCACTGCTGGCCACGGCTGTTTCCTCTCGCTGCCTCCTACGTGCCTCCCCAGCGGCCTTGGCCTGGACACCAAGCCTTCTGTCACCTGCCCAGGGCCTGGGCATGAGCTGCTtccctgggaggagaggagggcacAGGGAGGAACCTCAGACGCTTTCCCACCCTGAAGTGCTCGGGCCCCGGCGTGGGACCCACAGGAGAATCCTGGTGCCCTGGACAGGGGCCCCACCTGGCCTCTCCCagggcctgcctgcctgcctcaccCGTTTGGTAGAGCCCCTTACAGACCCCTTGGAGCCCACACATCTTTTACTTCTTTCCTGTCTGAGAGCAGGAAGTGACATGGCATCTTGTCTGGGACCCTGGAATCCAGGTGCCAACGTGTGTGCCAAAGCCCACCCCCCCCACCTGAGAGGAGGGTGTCTCCGGAGCGGCAGTGGGAATGATAGCCTGTCCCCTCTTCTCATCACCCCACCCTGTTCCCATTCCCCACTCCTTGCCAGAGGCCCCATAGGCCGCTGGATGCCCAGCTGA
- the CDK18 gene encoding cyclin-dependent kinase 18 isoform X1, whose translation MNKMKNFKRRFSLSVPRTETIEESLAEFTEQLNQLHNRRNEDLQLGPLGRDLQPASSTFSPTDSGEDPGQPSPGMRYRRQSQRRFSMEDISKRLSLPMDIRLPQEFLQKLQLESPDLPKPLSRMSRRASLSDIGFGKLETYVKLDKLGEGTYATVFKGRSKLTENLVALKEIRLEHEEGAPCTAIREVSLLKNLKHANIVTLHDLIHTERSLTLVFEYLDSDLKQYLDHCGNLMSMHNVKIFMFQLLRGLAYCHRRKILHRDLKPQNLLINERGELKLADFGLARAKSVPTKTYSNEVVTLWYRPPDVLLGSTEYSTPIDMWGVGCIHYEMATGRPLFPGSTVKEELHLIFRLLGTPTEETWPGVTALSEFRAYNFPRYLPQPLISHAPRLDTEGINLLTSLLLCESKRRLSAEAALSHPYFRSLGERVHQLEDRDPASEGPRLPGPGLSAARTREEPATEHLLSCAHPAAAQGTRGHTEHNWGQAGACVALGGLRSGGLTAGPEDLSAALLATAVSSRCLLRASPAALAWTPSLLSPAQGLGMSCFPGRRGGHREEPQTLSHPEVLGPRRGTHRRILVPWTGAPPGLSQGLPACLTRLVEPLTDPLEPTHLLLLSCLRAGSDMASCLGPWNPGANVCAKAHPPHLRGGCLRSGSGNDSLSPLLITPPCSHSPLLARGPIGRWMPS comes from the exons ATGAACAAGATGAAGAACTTTAAGCGCCGCTTTTCCCTGTCAGTGCCCCGCACTGAGACCATCGAGGAGTCCTTGGCTGAGTTCACAGAGCAGCTGAACCAGCTCCACAACCGGCGCAATGAGG ACCTGCAGCTCGGTCCTCTTGGCAGAGACCTCCAGCCAGCATCCAGCACCTTCTCCCCCACAGACAGTGGGGAGGACCCCGGGCAGCCGTCCCCTGGCATGCGGTACCGACGCCAGAGCCAGCGCCGCTTCTCCATGGAG GACATCAGTAAGAGGCTCTCCCTGCCCATGGACATCCGTCTGCCCCAGGAATTCCTGCAGAAGCTACAGCTGGAGAGCCCAGACCTGCCCAAACCACTTAGCCGCATGTCCCGCCGCGCCTCCCTG TCAGACATCGGCTTTGGGAAATTGGAAACGTATGTGAAACTGGACAAACTGGGGGAG GGCACCTATGCCACAGTCTTCAAAGGGCGCAGCAAACTGACGGAGAACCTCGTGGCCCTGAAGGAGATCCGGCTGGAGCACGAGGAGGGGGCGCCCTGCACTGCCATCCGAGAGG TGTCTCTGCTGAAGAACCTGAAGCATGCCAATATAGTGACCCTGCACGACCTCATCCATACAGAGCGGTCCCTCACCCTGGTGTTTGAGTACCTG GACAGTGACCTGAAGCAGTATCTGGACCACTGTGGAAACCTCATGAGCATGCACAACGTCAAG attTTCATGTTCCAGCTGCTCAGGGGCCTGGCCTACTGCCACCGCCGCAAAATCCTGCACCGAGACCTGAAACCCCAGAACCTGCTCATCAACGAGCGGGGGGAGCTGAAGCTGGCCGACTTTG GGCTGGCCCGGGCCAAGTCGGTGCCCACAAAGACCTACTCCAATGAGGTGGTGACCCTGTGGTATAGGCCCCCCGATGTGCTGCTGGGGTCCACAGAGTACTCTACCCCCATCGATATGTG GGGCGTGGGCTGCATCCACTACGAGATGGCCACAGGGAGGCCTCTCTTCCCCGGCTCCACGGTCAAGGAGGAGCTGCACCTCATCTTCCGACTCCTCG GGACCCCTACAGAAGAGACGTGGCCTGGTGTGACGGCCCTGTCCGAGTTCCGAGCCTACAACTTCCCCCGGTACCTCCCCCAGCCGCTCATCAGCCACGCTCCCAG GTTGGACACCGAAGGCATCAACCTCCTGACCAGCCTCCTCCTG TGCGAATCCAAGAGGCGCCTGTCGGCAGAGGCGGCCCTGAGCCACCCCTACTTCCGGTCTCTGGGGGAGCGCGTGCACCAGCTCGAAGACA GAGATCCAGCTTCAGAAGGACCCAGGCTACCGGGGCCTGGCCTTTCAGCAGCCAG GACGAGGGAAGAGCCGGCGACAGAGCATCTTCTGAGCTGTGCCCACCCTGCTGCAGCCCAAGGGACGAGAGGTCACACTGAGCACAACTGGGGGCAGGCTGGGGCCTGTGTGGCCCTCGGAGGACTGAGGAGCGGGGGTCTAACGGCCGGCCCAGAAGACCTCTCGGCAGCACTGCTGGCCACGGCTGTTTCCTCTCGCTGCCTCCTACGTGCCTCCCCAGCGGCCTTGGCCTGGACACCAAGCCTTCTGTCACCTGCCCAGGGCCTGGGCATGAGCTGCTtccctgggaggagaggagggcacAGGGAGGAACCTCAGACGCTTTCCCACCCTGAAGTGCTCGGGCCCCGGCGTGGGACCCACAGGAGAATCCTGGTGCCCTGGACAGGGGCCCCACCTGGCCTCTCCCagggcctgcctgcctgcctcaccCGTTTGGTAGAGCCCCTTACAGACCCCTTGGAGCCCACACATCTTTTACTTCTTTCCTGTCTGAGAGCAGGAAGTGACATGGCATCTTGTCTGGGACCCTGGAATCCAGGTGCCAACGTGTGTGCCAAAGCCCACCCCCCCCACCTGAGAGGAGGGTGTCTCCGGAGCGGCAGTGGGAATGATAGCCTGTCCCCTCTTCTCATCACCCCACCCTGTTCCCATTCCCCACTCCTTGCCAGAGGCCCCATAGGCCGCTGGATGCCCAGCTGA
- the CDK18 gene encoding cyclin-dependent kinase 18 isoform X3 — translation MNKMKNFKRRFSLSVPRTETIEESLAEFTEQLNQLHNRRNEDLQLGPLGRDLQPASSTFSPTDSGEDPGQPSPGMRYRRQSQRRFSMEDISKRLSLPMDIRLPQEFLQKLQLESPDLPKPLSRMSRRASLSDIGFGKLETYVKLDKLGEGTYATVFKGRSKLTENLVALKEIRLEHEEGAPCTAIREVSLLKNLKHANIVTLHDLIHTERSLTLVFEYLDSDLKQYLDHCGNLMSMHNVKIFMFQLLRGLAYCHRRKILHRDLKPQNLLINERGELKLADFGLARAKSVPTKTYSNEVVTLWYRPPDVLLGSTEYSTPIDMWGVGCIHYEMATGRPLFPGSTVKEELHLIFRLLGTPTEETWPGVTALSEFRAYNFPRYLPQPLISHAPRLDTEGINLLTSLLLCESKRRLSAEAALSHPYFRSLGERVHQLEDTASIFSLKEIQLQKDPGYRGLAFQQPGRGKSRRQSIF, via the exons ATGAACAAGATGAAGAACTTTAAGCGCCGCTTTTCCCTGTCAGTGCCCCGCACTGAGACCATCGAGGAGTCCTTGGCTGAGTTCACAGAGCAGCTGAACCAGCTCCACAACCGGCGCAATGAGG ACCTGCAGCTCGGTCCTCTTGGCAGAGACCTCCAGCCAGCATCCAGCACCTTCTCCCCCACAGACAGTGGGGAGGACCCCGGGCAGCCGTCCCCTGGCATGCGGTACCGACGCCAGAGCCAGCGCCGCTTCTCCATGGAG GACATCAGTAAGAGGCTCTCCCTGCCCATGGACATCCGTCTGCCCCAGGAATTCCTGCAGAAGCTACAGCTGGAGAGCCCAGACCTGCCCAAACCACTTAGCCGCATGTCCCGCCGCGCCTCCCTG TCAGACATCGGCTTTGGGAAATTGGAAACGTATGTGAAACTGGACAAACTGGGGGAG GGCACCTATGCCACAGTCTTCAAAGGGCGCAGCAAACTGACGGAGAACCTCGTGGCCCTGAAGGAGATCCGGCTGGAGCACGAGGAGGGGGCGCCCTGCACTGCCATCCGAGAGG TGTCTCTGCTGAAGAACCTGAAGCATGCCAATATAGTGACCCTGCACGACCTCATCCATACAGAGCGGTCCCTCACCCTGGTGTTTGAGTACCTG GACAGTGACCTGAAGCAGTATCTGGACCACTGTGGAAACCTCATGAGCATGCACAACGTCAAG attTTCATGTTCCAGCTGCTCAGGGGCCTGGCCTACTGCCACCGCCGCAAAATCCTGCACCGAGACCTGAAACCCCAGAACCTGCTCATCAACGAGCGGGGGGAGCTGAAGCTGGCCGACTTTG GGCTGGCCCGGGCCAAGTCGGTGCCCACAAAGACCTACTCCAATGAGGTGGTGACCCTGTGGTATAGGCCCCCCGATGTGCTGCTGGGGTCCACAGAGTACTCTACCCCCATCGATATGTG GGGCGTGGGCTGCATCCACTACGAGATGGCCACAGGGAGGCCTCTCTTCCCCGGCTCCACGGTCAAGGAGGAGCTGCACCTCATCTTCCGACTCCTCG GGACCCCTACAGAAGAGACGTGGCCTGGTGTGACGGCCCTGTCCGAGTTCCGAGCCTACAACTTCCCCCGGTACCTCCCCCAGCCGCTCATCAGCCACGCTCCCAG GTTGGACACCGAAGGCATCAACCTCCTGACCAGCCTCCTCCTG TGCGAATCCAAGAGGCGCCTGTCGGCAGAGGCGGCCCTGAGCCACCCCTACTTCCGGTCTCTGGGGGAGCGCGTGCACCAGCTCGAAGACA CTGCCTCCATCTTCTCCCTGAAGGAGATCCAGCTTCAGAAGGACCCAGGCTACCGGGGCCTGGCCTTTCAGCAGCCAG GACGAGGGAAGAGCCGGCGACAGAGCATCTTCTGA
- the CDK18 gene encoding cyclin-dependent kinase 18 isoform X4: protein MNKMKNFKRRFSLSVPRTETIEESLAEFTEQLNQLHNRRNEDSGEDPGQPSPGMRYRRQSQRRFSMEDISKRLSLPMDIRLPQEFLQKLQLESPDLPKPLSRMSRRASLSDIGFGKLETYVKLDKLGEGTYATVFKGRSKLTENLVALKEIRLEHEEGAPCTAIREVSLLKNLKHANIVTLHDLIHTERSLTLVFEYLDSDLKQYLDHCGNLMSMHNVKIFMFQLLRGLAYCHRRKILHRDLKPQNLLINERGELKLADFGLARAKSVPTKTYSNEVVTLWYRPPDVLLGSTEYSTPIDMWGVGCIHYEMATGRPLFPGSTVKEELHLIFRLLGTPTEETWPGVTALSEFRAYNFPRYLPQPLISHAPRLDTEGINLLTSLLLCESKRRLSAEAALSHPYFRSLGERVHQLEDTASIFSLKEIQLQKDPGYRGLAFQQPGRGKSRRQSIF from the exons ATGAACAAGATGAAGAACTTTAAGCGCCGCTTTTCCCTGTCAGTGCCCCGCACTGAGACCATCGAGGAGTCCTTGGCTGAGTTCACAGAGCAGCTGAACCAGCTCCACAACCGGCGCAATGAGG ACAGTGGGGAGGACCCCGGGCAGCCGTCCCCTGGCATGCGGTACCGACGCCAGAGCCAGCGCCGCTTCTCCATGGAG GACATCAGTAAGAGGCTCTCCCTGCCCATGGACATCCGTCTGCCCCAGGAATTCCTGCAGAAGCTACAGCTGGAGAGCCCAGACCTGCCCAAACCACTTAGCCGCATGTCCCGCCGCGCCTCCCTG TCAGACATCGGCTTTGGGAAATTGGAAACGTATGTGAAACTGGACAAACTGGGGGAG GGCACCTATGCCACAGTCTTCAAAGGGCGCAGCAAACTGACGGAGAACCTCGTGGCCCTGAAGGAGATCCGGCTGGAGCACGAGGAGGGGGCGCCCTGCACTGCCATCCGAGAGG TGTCTCTGCTGAAGAACCTGAAGCATGCCAATATAGTGACCCTGCACGACCTCATCCATACAGAGCGGTCCCTCACCCTGGTGTTTGAGTACCTG GACAGTGACCTGAAGCAGTATCTGGACCACTGTGGAAACCTCATGAGCATGCACAACGTCAAG attTTCATGTTCCAGCTGCTCAGGGGCCTGGCCTACTGCCACCGCCGCAAAATCCTGCACCGAGACCTGAAACCCCAGAACCTGCTCATCAACGAGCGGGGGGAGCTGAAGCTGGCCGACTTTG GGCTGGCCCGGGCCAAGTCGGTGCCCACAAAGACCTACTCCAATGAGGTGGTGACCCTGTGGTATAGGCCCCCCGATGTGCTGCTGGGGTCCACAGAGTACTCTACCCCCATCGATATGTG GGGCGTGGGCTGCATCCACTACGAGATGGCCACAGGGAGGCCTCTCTTCCCCGGCTCCACGGTCAAGGAGGAGCTGCACCTCATCTTCCGACTCCTCG GGACCCCTACAGAAGAGACGTGGCCTGGTGTGACGGCCCTGTCCGAGTTCCGAGCCTACAACTTCCCCCGGTACCTCCCCCAGCCGCTCATCAGCCACGCTCCCAG GTTGGACACCGAAGGCATCAACCTCCTGACCAGCCTCCTCCTG TGCGAATCCAAGAGGCGCCTGTCGGCAGAGGCGGCCCTGAGCCACCCCTACTTCCGGTCTCTGGGGGAGCGCGTGCACCAGCTCGAAGACA CTGCCTCCATCTTCTCCCTGAAGGAGATCCAGCTTCAGAAGGACCCAGGCTACCGGGGCCTGGCCTTTCAGCAGCCAG GACGAGGGAAGAGCCGGCGACAGAGCATCTTCTGA